Part of the Sulfuriflexus mobilis genome is shown below.
GGAGCCGTGCCGAGGCCAGGGCACGGGAAGCAATGGCCCAGTCGGCCCTGCAGGCAGCCATGGAAGATGCCCGCGCCGCTAACGCGTCAGCAAGCTTCGCCATGACCGAACTCAAGCGTCTGCGTCCGCTCGCCGACAAGGGACTGGTCTCACGCGAGGCCTTCGACAAGGCGAAAATGGAGGTACAGACCAGCAGTGCCCGGAAACGTTCGGCCGACTTCAATGTGGATGTGGCTAAATATGAACTCGAGGCGGCACGCTCGGTATTAAAATACTCCGCCGCCACCGATAGCGGTGCCCCGGCAGAGCGCGTCCCGGTTCGTTCCCCCATTAACGGCAAGATCCTCAAGCTGGCGCATGAATGTGAAGGCCCGGTGCGTACCGGTGAACCCTTGCTGGAGGTCGGTGACACCTCCATCCTCGAAGTGGAAGTCGATGTCTTGTCTGCCGATGCCGTGAAGATAAAAACGGGCATGAACGTCCTGTTTGAACGCTGGGGCGGCGAAGATTCCCTACACGGCATCGTGCGAACCGTCGAGCCGGTCGGCTTTACCAAGATCTCGGCACTCGGGGTAGAAGAACAACGCGTACTGGTGATTGTCGATTTCACCTCGGCGGCCGAACGGTGGCAGCGGCTCGGTGATGGTTACCGGGTCGAGGCACGTTTTGTCCTCTGGCAAGATGAGAACGTATTACAGGTACCGGCCAGCAGCCTGTTTCGTTACCAGGATGGCTGGGCGGTGTTTGTTGTGGAAGGCAAACGTGCCAGGCAACGCGTGGTGAAAGTTGGCCAACGCAACGGCCTGGTTGCACAAATCCTCACAGGGGTAGACGAGGGCGAGTCGGTGATCAATCACCCAAGTGATGATGTTGAGGATGGCAGACGCGTGTCGCCACGCTGAAGCCCGCCTGGGAGTATCTTGTTAGTTATCCTCAAGCAGCAGAGTCGTTGATGGCCGACGCCTGCATACTACGGCCTGTACACGAAACTTACCCGGTTCACCCACCACAAGATCAGACATCACATACCCTTCATACTGGCCGCTATCGTTTGACTGATAACATCCAGTAATTGTTGATTGTCGGTACGTGATTTGATTAATACCGCACTGACCTTATCAGCGTACTCCTGCGTAATATCGTAGGCAGAAAATA
Proteins encoded:
- a CDS encoding efflux RND transporter periplasmic adaptor subunit gives rise to the protein MRNPLRQHPAIVLITVLIIALLVWGFWPRPVLVETVKAKRAPMSVTIEEEGRTRVVDRYIIAAPVDGVTCNIDLNVGDSIKQDQTLLFISPLESQVLDPRSRAEARAREAMAQSALQAAMEDARAANASASFAMTELKRLRPLADKGLVSREAFDKAKMEVQTSSARKRSADFNVDVAKYELEAARSVLKYSAATDSGAPAERVPVRSPINGKILKLAHECEGPVRTGEPLLEVGDTSILEVEVDVLSADAVKIKTGMNVLFERWGGEDSLHGIVRTVEPVGFTKISALGVEEQRVLVIVDFTSAAERWQRLGDGYRVEARFVLWQDENVLQVPASSLFRYQDGWAVFVVEGKRARQRVVKVGQRNGLVAQILTGVDEGESVINHPSDDVEDGRRVSPR